The Achromobacter pestifer genome includes a region encoding these proteins:
- a CDS encoding GntR family transcriptional regulator, which yields MKSLAPPANEPAKKDVSRNEIVYKNLRRAIIEQALLPGDKLPEDIIGERFGVSRTIVRSVLTRLFSEGLVDLRPNRGAAVARPSLEEAHDIFEARRCLERDVARRLLQHVTEAGLARLEQHVAQEEEARKRNSANESIRLSGEFHILMAELSGNAVYARYVNEIVSRCSLILALYGRPHSSECAVSEHMEIVAGLRARDEKHVLHLLEHHLESVTARALLTADGQGVRDIRKILDRYGT from the coding sequence ATGAAGTCCCTCGCGCCGCCGGCCAACGAGCCCGCCAAGAAAGACGTCAGCCGCAATGAAATCGTATACAAAAATTTGCGCAGAGCCATCATCGAGCAGGCCCTGCTGCCCGGTGACAAGCTGCCCGAGGACATCATCGGCGAGCGTTTCGGCGTCAGCCGGACCATCGTCCGCAGCGTCCTGACGCGCCTGTTCAGCGAAGGACTGGTGGATTTGCGGCCGAACCGTGGCGCGGCGGTGGCCCGCCCCAGCCTGGAAGAAGCGCACGACATCTTCGAGGCGCGCCGCTGCCTGGAGCGCGACGTGGCGCGCCGGCTGCTGCAGCACGTCACCGAGGCCGGGCTCGCGCGGCTGGAACAGCACGTGGCGCAGGAAGAGGAAGCCCGCAAGCGCAACAGCGCCAACGAGTCCATCCGGCTGTCAGGCGAGTTCCACATCCTGATGGCCGAGCTGTCGGGCAATGCGGTGTACGCCCGCTACGTGAACGAGATCGTGTCGCGCTGTTCGCTGATCCTGGCCCTTTATGGCCGGCCACATTCGAGCGAATGCGCCGTCAGCGAACACATGGAGATCGTGGCGGGCCTGCGCGCGCGCGACGAGAAGCACGTGCTGCACCTGCTGGAGCACCACCTGGAATCGGTGACCGCGCGCGCGCTGCTGACCGCGGACGGCCAGGGCGTGCGCGATATCCGCAAGATCCTGGACCGCTACGGCACGTAG
- a CDS encoding DUF3579 domain-containing protein, whose translation MATRVRQFVIHGVTESGSRFRPSDWAERLAGVMAQFRPAGCAGNHLTYSPYVLPVVIDGVRGIVVDLRLRDLEPLAYKFVVDFARDNNLKTEEREI comes from the coding sequence ATGGCAACTCGCGTCAGACAATTCGTAATTCATGGCGTTACCGAAAGCGGTAGCCGCTTTCGCCCCAGCGATTGGGCGGAACGGCTCGCCGGCGTAATGGCACAATTCCGGCCCGCCGGCTGTGCCGGTAACCACCTCACCTATTCGCCCTATGTGCTGCCCGTCGTGATCGACGGCGTGCGCGGGATCGTGGTCGATCTGCGTTTGCGCGATCTGGAACCGCTGGCGTACAAGTTCGTGGTGGATTTCGCTCGCGACAACAACCTCAAGACGGAAGAGCGCGAAATCTAG
- a CDS encoding aspartate aminotransferase family protein translates to MTSPLANIYARLPVSFTHGQGVWLWDAEGRKYLDALAGIGVSCLGHAHPKLVAAISEQAARLIHTSNIYEVPQQTALATRLTQLSGMQEVAFNNSGSEANEAAIKLARYYAYQRGNKHAHIITMDSSWHGRTLATLAATGSEKARKGFEPLPSGFIQVPYNSVDAVRAAGDAEPRVAAVLLEVLQGEGGIRPSDIAYLQEVRRLCTERGWLLMIDEVQSGIGRTGKWFAHQWADIVPDVMTLAKGLAGGVPIGAMLAAGPAAGVLTPGSHGTTFGGGPLVCAAGLAVLDALESEKLLENAHDVGNHLKSALADALAGTPGVTDIRGRGLMLGIELARPCGVLALRAMEAGLLINVTRDRVIRMLPPLILNRDEADRIVAILVPLIQEFLAETP, encoded by the coding sequence ATGACCTCGCCTCTGGCCAATATCTACGCCCGGCTGCCGGTATCGTTCACGCACGGCCAGGGCGTCTGGCTGTGGGACGCCGAGGGCCGCAAGTACCTGGACGCGCTGGCAGGCATCGGGGTGTCCTGCCTGGGCCACGCCCATCCGAAACTGGTGGCCGCCATCAGCGAGCAGGCCGCCCGCCTCATCCATACCTCGAACATCTACGAAGTGCCGCAGCAGACCGCGCTGGCCACGCGCCTGACGCAGCTGTCCGGCATGCAGGAAGTCGCGTTCAACAACAGCGGCTCCGAGGCCAACGAGGCCGCGATCAAGCTGGCGCGCTATTACGCCTACCAGCGCGGCAACAAGCACGCCCACATCATCACCATGGATTCGTCCTGGCATGGCCGCACGCTGGCCACGCTGGCGGCCACGGGCAGCGAAAAGGCGCGCAAGGGCTTCGAGCCCCTGCCCTCGGGCTTCATTCAGGTGCCGTACAACAGCGTGGACGCGGTGCGCGCCGCCGGCGACGCCGAACCGCGCGTGGCCGCCGTGCTGCTGGAGGTCCTGCAAGGCGAAGGCGGCATCCGTCCCTCCGACATTGCCTATCTCCAGGAAGTGCGCAGGCTGTGCACCGAGCGCGGCTGGCTGCTGATGATCGACGAAGTCCAGTCCGGCATCGGCCGCACCGGCAAGTGGTTCGCCCACCAGTGGGCCGATATCGTCCCCGACGTCATGACGCTGGCCAAGGGCCTGGCGGGCGGCGTGCCCATCGGCGCCATGCTGGCTGCCGGACCTGCCGCGGGCGTGCTCACGCCCGGCAGCCATGGCACCACCTTCGGCGGCGGTCCGCTGGTCTGCGCGGCCGGGCTGGCCGTGCTGGACGCCCTGGAATCCGAAAAACTGCTGGAAAACGCCCACGACGTGGGCAACCACCTGAAAAGCGCCCTGGCCGATGCGCTGGCCGGCACCCCGGGCGTCACCGACATCCGCGGCCGCGGCCTGATGCTGGGCATCGAGCTGGCCCGCCCCTGCGGCGTGCTGGCCCTGCGCGCCATGGAAGCCGGACTGCTCATCAACGTCACGCGCGACCGCGTGATCCGCATGTTGCCGCCGCTGATCCTGAACCGCGACGAAGCCGACCGCATCGTCGCCATCCTGGTTCCGCTCATCCAGGAATTCCTGGCTGAAACACCATAA
- the argF gene encoding ornithine carbamoyltransferase — MTPPTTQNGPLRHFLQFKDFSSAEIAYVLDRARLIKDKFKRYEPHMPLHDRTLAMVFEKASTRTRVSFEAGMYQMGGSVINLTSNDSQLGRSEPIEDTARVISRMVDIVMIRTFEQTRIERFASHSRVPVINGLTNEFHPCQILADIFTYIEHRGPIAGKTVAWVGDANNMAYTWLHAAEMLGFTLHVSTPAGYELEASRIGTPPATVLRQFKDPMEACQGAHLVTTDVWTSMGYEAENEERRAAFADWCVDAEMMAAADPQAVFMHCLPAHRGEEVTGEVIDGPQSVVWDEAENRLHVQKALMEFLLLGQIK, encoded by the coding sequence ATGACTCCTCCCACGACTCAAAACGGCCCGTTGCGGCACTTCCTGCAGTTCAAGGACTTTTCGTCCGCCGAGATCGCCTACGTGCTGGACCGCGCGCGCCTGATCAAGGACAAGTTCAAACGCTATGAACCCCACATGCCGCTGCACGACCGCACGCTGGCGATGGTGTTCGAGAAGGCCAGCACGCGCACCCGCGTGTCGTTCGAGGCCGGCATGTACCAGATGGGCGGTTCGGTCATCAACCTGACCTCCAACGATTCGCAGCTGGGCCGCTCCGAGCCCATCGAAGACACCGCGCGCGTCATTTCGCGCATGGTCGACATCGTCATGATCCGCACGTTCGAGCAAACCCGCATCGAGCGCTTCGCCTCGCATTCGCGCGTGCCCGTGATCAACGGCCTGACCAACGAATTCCACCCCTGCCAGATCCTGGCGGACATCTTCACCTACATCGAACACCGCGGCCCCATCGCCGGCAAGACGGTGGCCTGGGTGGGCGACGCCAACAACATGGCCTACACCTGGCTGCACGCCGCCGAAATGCTGGGCTTCACGCTGCATGTGTCCACGCCGGCCGGGTACGAGCTCGAGGCCTCGCGCATCGGCACGCCGCCGGCCACGGTGCTGCGCCAGTTCAAGGACCCCATGGAAGCCTGCCAGGGCGCGCACCTGGTCACCACCGACGTGTGGACCAGCATGGGCTATGAAGCCGAAAACGAAGAGCGCCGCGCCGCCTTCGCCGACTGGTGCGTGGACGCCGAAATGATGGCCGCCGCCGATCCCCAAGCCGTGTTCATGCACTGCCTGCCCGCCCACCGCGGCGAAGAAGTCACGGGCGAAGTCATCGACGGACCGCAAAGCGTGGTCTGGGACGAAGCCGAAAACCGCCTGCACGTGCAGAAGGCGCTGATGGAGTTCCTGCTGCTGGGCCAGATCAAGTAA
- a CDS encoding amino acid ABC transporter ATP-binding protein, translated as MIHVRKLQKQFGQAHILRGIDCDIKEGEVVCMIGPSGSGKSTFLRCLNGLEEASDGEIIVDGVKVNDPKVDLNALRSTMGMVFQRFNLFPHMSVLENLIMAPMEVKKLSRREAVLAAERLLQKVGLLEKIDAFPNQLSGGQQQRVAIARALAMAPKVMLFDEPTSALDPELVGEVLTVMKALAQEGMTMVVVTHEMGFAQEVSDRVLFIDQGVIMEEGPPQQVLGAPRHERTRDFLRKVL; from the coding sequence GTGATACACGTCAGAAAACTGCAAAAGCAGTTTGGCCAGGCGCATATCCTGCGCGGTATCGACTGCGATATCAAAGAGGGTGAAGTGGTCTGTATGATCGGCCCGTCCGGTTCCGGCAAGAGTACGTTTCTGCGGTGCCTCAACGGCCTGGAAGAAGCGAGCGATGGCGAGATTATCGTCGACGGCGTCAAGGTCAATGATCCCAAGGTCGATCTGAACGCGTTGCGTTCCACCATGGGCATGGTGTTTCAGCGCTTCAATCTTTTCCCGCACATGTCGGTGCTGGAAAACCTGATCATGGCACCGATGGAAGTGAAAAAACTGTCGCGCCGAGAAGCCGTTCTGGCGGCCGAAAGGCTGCTTCAGAAAGTCGGTTTGCTGGAAAAGATCGACGCTTTTCCAAATCAGTTGTCGGGGGGGCAGCAGCAACGTGTGGCAATTGCCCGCGCGCTCGCGATGGCGCCGAAAGTCATGTTGTTTGATGAACCGACCTCGGCGCTCGACCCCGAACTGGTCGGTGAGGTTCTGACGGTGATGAAGGCGTTGGCGCAAGAGGGCATGACCATGGTGGTGGTGACGCATGAAATGGGTTTTGCGCAGGAAGTGTCAGATCGAGTGTTGTTCATCGACCAGGGCGTGATCATGGAAGAGGGTCCGCCGCAGCAAGTGCTGGGTGCGCCGCGCCATGAACGTACGCGGGACTTCTTGCGCAAGGTTCTGTAG
- a CDS encoding amino acid ABC transporter permease has protein sequence MNSLFQWEIIGEYLPLFVEGTWMTIKVALICVITGTCWGLALGVGRLAQARHGFWKYFLCYMVQWPVRIYVSFVRGTPLFVQILLIHFALMPLLINPSDGLILSGDIAREIRSQYGAFTSAVLAITLNSGAYVSEIFRAGIQSIERGQSEASRSLGMSYMKTLRKVVLPQAFRRMLPPLGNNAIAIVKDSSLASAIGLAELAYAARTVSGAYARYWEPYLTISLIYWGITLLLSALVRHLETRYGKGDAR, from the coding sequence ATGAATTCTCTCTTTCAATGGGAAATCATCGGCGAGTATCTGCCCTTGTTTGTCGAGGGTACGTGGATGACCATCAAGGTCGCGCTCATCTGTGTGATTACGGGAACGTGCTGGGGCCTGGCTTTGGGCGTCGGCCGTCTGGCGCAAGCGCGCCACGGTTTCTGGAAGTACTTCCTGTGCTATATGGTGCAGTGGCCGGTGCGCATCTACGTCAGTTTCGTGCGTGGCACGCCGCTGTTCGTGCAGATTCTGCTGATTCACTTCGCGCTGATGCCGCTGCTGATCAATCCCAGCGACGGTTTGATCCTGAGCGGCGATATCGCGCGTGAAATTCGCTCGCAATACGGCGCGTTCACATCGGCGGTGCTGGCGATCACGCTCAATTCAGGCGCTTATGTATCGGAGATCTTTCGCGCCGGCATCCAGTCGATTGAGCGTGGTCAAAGCGAGGCCTCGCGCTCACTCGGCATGAGCTACATGAAGACGTTGCGCAAGGTGGTGCTGCCGCAGGCGTTCCGCCGCATGTTGCCGCCGCTGGGCAACAACGCCATTGCCATAGTCAAGGATTCCTCATTGGCGTCGGCCATCGGTCTGGCGGAACTGGCGTATGCGGCGCGTACGGTGTCCGGCGCCTATGCCCGCTACTGGGAGCCGTATCTGACGATCTCGCTGATCTACTGGGGTATTACGCTGCTGTTGTCGGCGCTCGTCCGGCATCTTGAAACCCGCTATGGCAAAGGGGATGCACGGTGA
- a CDS encoding basic amino acid ABC transporter substrate-binding protein, with translation MLFKQFVMLASCALALTLSATSVSAADQTYVVGAGGTYRPFEFETPTKELVGFDIDIIKAIANASGFKIKLVSTPWEGIFATLGQGDRDIIISGITITEKRAKMVDFSLPYFPAEQVIIAGADNKVAALADLKTLQVGVVNSTAGDIVISEEIGKSSTAIHRFDNTPLMLEELYRGGIDAAIGDVGVIKFYIKSHPEKQFKVVNDAKFTRQYFGIAVKKGNSELQGKINAGLKKIVADGTYAKIYQEWFDLNVPALPL, from the coding sequence ATGTTGTTCAAGCAGTTTGTCATGCTCGCGAGCTGTGCTCTGGCACTGACGCTAAGCGCTACCAGCGTCAGTGCAGCCGATCAGACCTACGTCGTCGGTGCAGGCGGCACCTATCGTCCCTTTGAATTCGAAACGCCGACCAAGGAACTGGTCGGTTTCGACATCGACATCATCAAGGCCATCGCCAACGCTTCCGGCTTCAAGATCAAGCTGGTCAGCACGCCATGGGAGGGCATCTTCGCCACCCTGGGCCAGGGCGACCGCGACATCATCATCTCCGGCATCACCATCACTGAAAAGCGCGCCAAGATGGTCGACTTTTCGCTGCCTTATTTCCCGGCCGAGCAAGTCATCATCGCTGGCGCGGACAATAAGGTTGCCGCGCTGGCGGACCTGAAGACCTTGCAAGTCGGTGTGGTCAATTCAACCGCGGGCGACATCGTCATCTCCGAAGAAATCGGCAAGTCCAGTACGGCCATTCACCGTTTCGACAATACGCCGCTGATGCTGGAAGAGCTGTATCGAGGCGGTATCGATGCCGCGATCGGCGATGTCGGCGTGATCAAGTTCTACATCAAGAGCCATCCTGAGAAGCAATTCAAAGTGGTCAACGATGCCAAGTTCACGCGCCAGTACTTCGGTATCGCCGTCAAGAAGGGCAACAGCGAACTGCAAGGCAAGATCAATGCCGGTTTGAAGAAGATCGTTGCCGACGGCACCTACGCCAAGATCTACCAGGAATGGTTCGACCTCAACGTGCCAGCGCTGCCGCTGTAA
- a CDS encoding DUF4286 family protein: protein MQETVLLVSLGERFDEPRARELDRTLTQGLEGLRAAAYAAVEEDETYVYLRGPAAALPEVQARLAESFPGARSRVLHLTLDLAGASAGQDAAWHYIVETDVLPEAEADLNAWYDQEHLPGLAAVPGTVRAMRYECRDESPRYLACYDLHSRETFGSPPWLAVRASDWSSRVRPSFRNTRRTMFKRIL from the coding sequence ATGCAGGAAACCGTATTGCTGGTGTCGCTGGGCGAGCGCTTCGACGAGCCCCGCGCGCGCGAACTTGACCGTACCTTGACCCAAGGATTGGAAGGCTTGCGCGCCGCCGCGTATGCGGCCGTGGAAGAGGACGAAACCTACGTCTATCTGCGCGGGCCGGCCGCCGCCTTGCCGGAAGTCCAGGCCCGCCTGGCCGAAAGCTTCCCGGGTGCCCGCAGCCGCGTGCTGCATCTGACGCTGGACCTGGCCGGCGCCTCGGCGGGGCAGGATGCGGCGTGGCATTACATCGTCGAGACCGACGTGCTGCCCGAGGCCGAAGCCGACCTGAACGCTTGGTACGACCAGGAGCACCTGCCCGGCCTGGCCGCGGTGCCCGGCACCGTGCGCGCCATGCGCTATGAATGCCGCGACGAGTCGCCGCGTTATCTGGCCTGCTACGACCTGCACTCGCGCGAAACCTTCGGCAGTCCGCCCTGGCTGGCCGTGCGCGCCAGCGACTGGAGCAGCCGCGTGCGCCCGTCCTTCCGCAATACGCGCCGCACCATGTTCAAACGCATTCTGTAG
- a CDS encoding carboxymuconolactone decarboxylase family protein — protein MNACRVGLVTPGVRPELAETEARIAAARGRISPLYQVLLNSPAVVQGWEAMLTAIRLNTAVPPRLRELIILRVATLNNAPYEFEAHVPHALAAGMPQALVDALRDGPAPSALQGLEPGEAEVLALTDAMTRDIEVPDAVFAPLRARYDDTQLVELAATVGAYNMVSRFLVALRVGH, from the coding sequence ATGAACGCATGCAGAGTAGGGCTGGTGACACCGGGAGTCCGCCCGGAGCTGGCCGAGACCGAGGCGCGGATAGCGGCTGCGCGGGGGCGCATTTCGCCGCTGTACCAGGTGCTGCTGAACAGCCCCGCCGTGGTCCAGGGCTGGGAAGCCATGCTGACCGCGATCCGTTTGAACACGGCGGTGCCGCCGCGTTTGCGTGAGTTGATCATCCTGCGCGTGGCCACCCTGAACAACGCGCCCTACGAGTTCGAGGCGCATGTGCCGCACGCGCTGGCTGCAGGTATGCCGCAGGCGCTGGTGGACGCGTTGCGCGACGGTCCGGCGCCGTCGGCGCTGCAGGGCCTGGAACCCGGCGAGGCCGAAGTGCTGGCGCTGACGGACGCCATGACGCGCGACATCGAGGTGCCCGACGCCGTGTTCGCGCCGCTGCGTGCGCGCTACGACGACACGCAGCTGGTGGAATTGGCTGCGACCGTGGGCGCGTACAACATGGTGTCGCGCTTTCTGGTGGCCTTGCGCGTCGGACATTGA
- a CDS encoding Bug family tripartite tricarboxylate transporter substrate binding protein, translating into MFKKILSAGLLSLATVGAAHADGPVRLIIAFPPGGPVDLVGRVLAEQLGKELKQQVIVENKAGANGNIAAAYVAKAPADGSVLFLTSVGAVAISPALYKDLPYDPVRDFAPVSKVVNNATVFVVNPSNPAVDAADFVKKSQAASQSVAIGSSGIGSIPHLTLEMFADSSKANVMHVPYKGAAPVINDVMGNQVSGFFGDVPGLIGHIQGGKLKPLGIAAPIRHPLLPEVKTLAEQGIAGVESNNWYGIVAPAATPPATIDKLNQAVRAALNTESVRARLEKFGAQAAPGSPQELAALIASDREKWTALIQRKNIRPE; encoded by the coding sequence ATGTTCAAGAAAATTCTGTCCGCCGGCTTGCTGAGCCTGGCTACCGTGGGTGCTGCCCATGCCGACGGGCCGGTGCGCCTCATCATCGCCTTCCCGCCGGGCGGACCGGTGGATCTGGTCGGCCGGGTGCTGGCCGAACAGCTGGGCAAGGAGCTCAAGCAGCAGGTCATCGTGGAGAACAAGGCCGGCGCCAACGGCAATATTGCAGCGGCCTACGTGGCCAAGGCGCCCGCCGACGGTTCCGTGCTGTTCCTGACCAGCGTGGGCGCGGTCGCGATCAGCCCGGCGCTGTACAAGGACCTGCCGTATGACCCCGTGCGCGATTTCGCGCCGGTGTCCAAGGTAGTGAACAACGCCACGGTGTTCGTGGTGAATCCGTCCAACCCGGCGGTCGACGCGGCGGACTTCGTCAAGAAGTCGCAAGCCGCCTCGCAATCGGTGGCGATCGGTTCGTCGGGCATAGGCAGCATTCCCCACCTGACCCTGGAAATGTTCGCCGACTCCAGCAAGGCGAACGTGATGCACGTGCCTTACAAGGGCGCGGCTCCGGTCATCAATGACGTGATGGGCAATCAGGTGTCGGGCTTCTTCGGCGACGTACCGGGCTTGATCGGCCATATCCAGGGCGGCAAGTTGAAGCCTCTGGGTATCGCCGCGCCGATCCGCCATCCCTTGCTGCCCGAGGTCAAGACCCTGGCCGAGCAAGGTATTGCCGGCGTGGAGTCCAACAACTGGTATGGCATCGTGGCTCCGGCCGCCACGCCGCCGGCCACTATCGACAAACTCAACCAGGCCGTGCGCGCCGCGCTCAACACGGAGAGCGTGCGCGCCCGCCTGGAGAAGTTCGGCGCCCAGGCGGCGCCGGGCAGTCCGCAGGAGTTGGCTGCCCTGATCGCGTCCGACCGCGAGAAATGGACCGCGCTGATCCAGCGCAAGAACATCCGCCCGGAGTGA
- a CDS encoding amidohydrolase family protein encodes MPDCRPPLAAPSRPRHALPPGACDAHCHVFGPADLFPYAEGRSYTPPDAPYQAMAALHRRLGVERAVVVQANCHGSDHRALLDALAQSGGRYRGVALLGADATEAGVRQLHEGGVRAARFNFVPHLGGAPDPAVFDHVVALIAPLGWHLCLHLDGAMLPELLPRLAALPLPFVVDHMGRLRACDGLESPAMQALLGLAQVPQAWVKVSGIDRIASGKRPYAEGLPFVRALAKALPDRCLWGTDWPHPNVAGDMPDDGELVDLFFDACPDAALRQRILVDNPARLYGFE; translated from the coding sequence GTGCCCGATTGCCGTCCTCCACTTGCCGCGCCGTCCCGTCCACGCCACGCCTTGCCGCCGGGCGCCTGCGATGCGCATTGCCACGTGTTCGGGCCAGCGGACCTGTTTCCGTATGCCGAAGGCCGCTCGTACACGCCGCCGGACGCGCCCTACCAGGCCATGGCGGCGCTGCACCGCCGCCTGGGCGTGGAGCGCGCGGTGGTGGTGCAGGCCAACTGCCATGGATCCGACCACCGCGCCTTGCTGGATGCGTTGGCCCAAAGCGGCGGCCGCTATCGCGGCGTGGCGCTGCTGGGGGCGGACGCGACCGAGGCCGGCGTCAGGCAATTGCATGAGGGCGGCGTGCGCGCGGCCCGTTTCAACTTCGTGCCGCATCTGGGTGGCGCGCCCGATCCGGCGGTTTTCGACCATGTGGTGGCGTTGATCGCGCCGCTGGGCTGGCATCTGTGCCTGCACCTGGACGGCGCGATGTTGCCTGAACTGCTGCCGCGCCTGGCTGCGCTGCCGCTGCCCTTCGTGGTCGATCACATGGGGCGGCTGAGGGCGTGCGATGGGCTGGAGTCGCCTGCGATGCAGGCGCTGCTGGGCCTGGCGCAGGTGCCGCAAGCCTGGGTCAAGGTGTCGGGCATCGACCGCATCGCGTCCGGCAAGCGTCCATACGCCGAGGGCCTGCCCTTCGTGCGCGCGCTGGCCAAGGCTTTGCCCGACCGCTGCCTGTGGGGCACGGACTGGCCGCATCCGAACGTGGCGGGCGACATGCCGGACGACGGCGAACTGGTTGACCTGTTTTTTGATGCCTGTCCCGATGCCGCCCTGCGCCAGCGCATCCTGGTGGACAACCCGGCGCGGCTGTACGGATTCGAGTAG
- a CDS encoding LysR family transcriptional regulator, translating to MDLKQIEYFLRVAERRSFSRAAEMLDVAQPTLSRQVRLLELELGQHLLYRNGRGAEPTEAGLRFLEHARALLTLAERAKEDLQTLRETPTGKVVVGLPPRIARVLTPPLVQAFRRSFPEASIAVAEGLSAQVREWLLAGRVDLALLYDPAPSPQLAYESLFREDLVLVAAPGHRPALPPRIAVAELGNYPLVLPSLPNAIRTLVESVCRAQGVRLTIAVEVDAVQTIVELAAQGDAYAILPRSAARGPAAEHELSLCDIVDPTITNDLVLASARHRPSTRLAAATALLIHRLELPALFAPAARSRQKS from the coding sequence ATGGACCTGAAGCAGATCGAATACTTCCTGCGGGTGGCCGAGAGGCGCAGCTTCTCGCGCGCCGCCGAAATGCTGGACGTGGCGCAGCCCACGCTCAGCCGCCAGGTGCGCCTGCTGGAACTGGAGCTCGGCCAGCACCTGCTCTACCGCAACGGGCGCGGCGCCGAGCCCACCGAGGCTGGGCTGCGCTTCCTGGAACACGCCCGCGCCCTGCTGACCTTGGCCGAACGCGCCAAGGAAGACCTGCAAACCCTGCGCGAGACGCCCACCGGCAAGGTCGTGGTGGGCCTGCCGCCCCGCATCGCCCGCGTCCTGACGCCGCCGCTGGTCCAGGCCTTCCGCCGCAGCTTTCCCGAAGCCTCCATCGCCGTGGCCGAAGGCCTCAGCGCCCAAGTGCGCGAATGGCTGCTGGCCGGCCGCGTCGACCTCGCCCTGCTCTACGACCCCGCGCCTTCGCCCCAACTGGCCTACGAATCCCTGTTCCGCGAAGACCTGGTGCTGGTGGCCGCGCCCGGCCACCGGCCCGCCCTGCCCCCGCGCATCGCCGTGGCGGAACTGGGCAACTACCCGCTGGTGCTGCCCAGCCTGCCCAACGCCATCCGCACCCTGGTCGAAAGCGTGTGCCGCGCCCAGGGCGTGCGCCTGACCATCGCCGTCGAGGTGGACGCCGTCCAGACCATCGTCGAACTGGCCGCCCAGGGCGACGCCTACGCCATCCTGCCGCGTTCGGCCGCGCGCGGCCCCGCCGCGGAACACGAACTGTCGCTGTGCGACATCGTCGACCCGACCATCACCAACGACCTGGTGCTGGCCAGCGCCCGCCACCGCCCCTCCACCCGCCTGGCCGCCGCCACCGCGCTCCTGATCCACCGGCTGGAGCTGCCGGCCCTGTTCGCCCCGGCGGCCCGTTCGCGGCAAAAGAGTTAA